Proteins from one Kazachstania africana CBS 2517 chromosome 1, complete genome genomic window:
- the JHD2 gene encoding histone demethylase (similar to Saccharomyces cerevisiae JHD2 (YJR119C); ancestral locus Anc_7.505): MLEIPTVYPTKEEFDHPLDYLSQPRIKRLGKNFGMIKLIPPQIVDNLSIDVKTFRFNVRLQHLSQLQIVNRCRLLFFKQLNNFNLSKKKKLVPYCYVTTDVTNQRLFLYDIFIEVLRFYSNDDNLVYRDIKHIVSDAALWRHLMKKFQVNVHPIFEAYLNDYYVYLTQNRYIIPDIYPKSLLEGPDSQDDSSEDGEDDEYCLVCHHDSHLIMCDSCGKWFHSYCTRISNGICQNCIIGNGYYGFRVEKEQYMIDEFEKLFCSDDVETPDIPKLENEFWSIVNNIDNNKIVRYGADLQMRNTKVSSMHPMNLSNLPTCAESLFNNLSTKNISGMTIPWLYVGSKFSTFCWHVEDQYTYSINYQYKGCSKVWYSIPEFYKEKFERQLRKRAPDLFVKQPDLMHQLISLISPYELEQIPVFKAIQNPNEYIITFPKCYHSGFNTGFNLNEAVNFITEDWLKYGIQSINDYKITKKQSIFDCFELVINILREFSYDATNTHNVSFVRSCYSSLLTVYNKNLRMSRKILSLLETSVLVSNFDDLGITDDYIFCSSCGTICSWSFVLHNKNSANDLSPNKKRRVITMDTSNIAKGEVYCLEDYSKMLERDPLLLHPYDKLYYSKAFREVSQLLKQSGTKLDKM, encoded by the coding sequence CTCAGCTTCAAATTGTCAATAGATGTCGCCTGCTCTTCTTTAAGCAACTCAACAACTTCAATTTGAgtaaaaagaagaagttggTTCCATATTGTTACGTTACGACAGACGTTACTAACCAAAGACTTTTCTTATACGATATATTCATTGAGGTTCTGAGATTCTATTCCAATGATGATAATCTAGTTTATCGCGATATTAAACATATTGTGTCGGATGCTGCATTATGGAGacatttaatgaaaaagtttcAGGTAAATGTACATCCAATTTTTGAGGCCTATCTAAATGATTACTACGTTTATCTCACTCAAAACAGGTATATCATTCCAGATATTTACCCTAAATCCTTATTAGAAGGTCCTGATTCGCAAGACGACAGCTCTGAGGATGGTGAGGATGACGAATATTGCTTGGTTTGTCATCATGACAGTCATCTGATAATGTGTGACTCATGTGGTAAATGGTTTCATTCCTACTGCACTCGGATATCTAATGGCATTTGTCAAAACTGCATTATAGGTAATGGTTACTACGGATTTAGGGTGGAAAAAGAACAGTATATGATTGACGAATTTGagaaattattttgttcaGATGATGTAGAGACTCCAGATATTCcaaaacttgaaaatgaGTTCTGGTCCATTGTAAATAACatagataataataaaattgtaAGGTATGGAGCAGATTTGCAAATGAGAAATACAAAAGTCAGTTCCATGCATCCAATGAATTTGAGTAATCTTCCAACCTGCGCAGAGtcattattcaataatttatcGACGAAAAACATATCTGGAATGACTATACCATGGCTCTATGTTGgttcaaaattttcgacGTTTTGTTGGCATGTGGAAGATCAATATACTTATAGCATAAATTATCAGTATAAAGGTTGTTCGAAAGTGTGGTATAGTATACCGGAGTTctataaagaaaagtttgaaaggcaattgagaaaaagaGCGCCAGATCTGTTTGTTAAGCAACCTGATCTGATGCACCagttaatttctttgatatctCCATATGAGCTTGAACAGATACCGGTGTTCAAAGCAATTCAAAACCCAAATGAGTATATAATAACGTTTCCTAAATGCTATCATTCAGGTTTTAATACCGGCTTCAATTTGAACGAAGCGGTCAATTTCATTACTGAAGATTGGTTGAAGTATGGTATTCAATCAATAAACGACTACAAAATAACCAAAAAacaatcaatttttgattgcTTTGAATTGgttatcaatattttgagagAGTTTTCATATGATGCAACTAATACTCATAATGTATCCTTTGTTAGATCATGCTACTCAAGTTTATTGACAgtttataataaaaatttgaggATGAGTAGGAAAATTTTAAGCTTGTTGGAGACTAGCGTATTGGTATCTAACTTTGATGATTTAGGAATTACAGACgattatatattttgttcTAGCTGCGGTACTATTTGTTCATGGTCCTTTGTCCTAcacaataaaaattcagCAAATGATTTGAGCCcaaacaagaaaagaagagtaATTACGATGGACACTAGTAATATTGCGAAGGGTGAGGTATATTGTTTGGAGGATTATTCGAAGATGTTGGAGAGAGATCCATTACTCCTTCATCCATACGATAAACTGTATTATAGCAAGGCTTTTAGAGAAGTTAGTCAATTACTGAAGCAGTCAGGCACTAAGCTAGATAAAATGTAA
- the ILM1 gene encoding Ilm1p (similar to Saccharomyces cerevisiae ILM1 (YJR118C); ancestral locus Anc_7.504) — protein MAALNSVNTLFFRIVFLLTISFFCFKDINVILENSYFQTFTDAMNLPSLTLSKYNAQLGLFGVLFAYLALLDFIPLLENNTMYFYSIVPVRMLLFFVFTTLSYMWESNLYLHNNSVFVYSFSEVWINFIIYSALREEKNNEVNQRSKFINEEFLTEDEPFESKKEHSEVLPVEEHSD, from the coding sequence ATGGCAGCATTAAACTCAGTAAATACTCTGTTCTTTAGAATAGTGTTTCTTCTTAccatttccttcttttgtttcaaagaCATCAATGTCATTTTGGAGAACTCATATTTCCAAACTTTCACTGATGCGATGAATTTGCCATCGTTGACTTTATCAAAGTATAATGCACAACTAGGATTATTTGGTGTATTATTTGCATATTTGGCTCTCTTAGACTTTATTCCATTATTAGAAAACAACACTATGTACTTTTATTCCATCGTACCTGTGAGaatgttgttgttttttgTTTTTACTACATTGTCGTACATGTGGGAAAGTAACCTATATTTGCACAACAATTCTGTTTTTGTTTACTCATTTTCTGAGGTTTGgatcaattttattatttacaGTGCATTAAGAGAGGAGAAAAACAACGAAGTGAATCAAAGAagtaaattcattaatgaGGAATTCCTCACTGAAGATGAACCTTTtgaatcaaagaaagagCATTCTGAAGTATTACCTGTTGAAGAACATAGtgattga
- the RPN3 gene encoding proteasome regulatory particle lid subunit RPN3 (similar to Saccharomyces cerevisiae RPN3 (YER021W); ancestral locus Anc_7.502): MSTEDMMEIDTTGDGKSVNVKYVEENSMDRILDSLKEISKTSTTLDSRYIWRALKDLSAIRKTCLDSATLSALVNILYPDSSSFKVPLLKMINENHKSQVTDSDKIRSNYPAAFYQIVDSEAKVIDVSAELNGFIHLLVQLYLLDNKKFEELKIFNEKVIIPKLLSYYNQRSLDLINAKLWFYIAIGNEKVGETSNAALRSEMIRFLKSASLKHDNETRAMLINLIIRSYLSAGEVESASDFVSKVDFPTSDVSSPLEARYYFYLSKVNAIQLDYSTANEYIIAAIKKAPHNSKSLGFLQQANKIHCVIQLLMGDIPELSFFHQPDMEHSLYAYFHLTNTVKIGDLKKFTSVITKYKQQFIQDGNYQLCVRLRSNVIKTGIRIISLTYKKVSLKDICLKLRLDSEQTVEYMVSRAIRDGVIQANINHEKGYVETSEVLNIYDTKEPQQIFDERIRFVNQLHDESIIAMRFPQDNKKKKNGDSKNNQQDDLNDMEMLDDLSDLSDIDDLGFL; encoded by the coding sequence ATGAGTACTGAAGATATGATGGAAATTGACACCACAGGCGATGGTAAGTCTGTGAATGTCAAGTATGTCGAAGAGAATTCCATGGACAGAATCCTTGATTCGTTAAAGGAAATATCTAAAACCTCTACAACTTTGGATTCGCGTTATATCTGGAGAGCTTTGAAGGATTTAAGCGCTATTAGAAAGACGTGCTTGGATTCTGCCACATTATCTGCACTAGTCAATATCCTATATCCAGactcttcttccttcaaggttccattattaaaaatgattaACGAAAACCATAAATCCCAAGTAACAGATTCTGATAAAATTAGATCCAATTATCCTGCCGCATTTTATCAGATTGTTGATTCTGAGGCTAAAGTCATTGATGTGTCTGCTGAATTAAACGGATTTATCCATTTATTAGTCCAATTATATCTTTTGgataacaaaaaatttgaagaattgaaaatttttaacgAAAAAGTTATTATTCCAAAACTTCTATCATATTACAATCAAAGATCATTAGATCTTATTAATGCCAAGCTCTGGTTCTATATTGCCATTGGTAATGAAAAAGTGGGCGAAACGTCAAACGCGGCTTTACGTTCTGAGATGATCAGATTCTTGAAGAGTGCCTCTTTGAAGCATGATAATGAAACAAGAGCAATGCTAATTAATCTAATAATCAGAAGCTATCTTTCTGCAGGTGAGGTTGAATCTGCATCCGATTTTGTAAGTAAGGTGGACTTTCCAACATCCGACGTCTCAAGTCCTTTAGAAGCAAGGTACTATTTCTATTTATCCAAAGTAAATGCGATTCAATTAGACTATTCAACAGCTAACGAATATATTATTGCAGCTATTAAAAAAGCACCACATAATTCTAAGAGTTTGGGTTTCCTACAACAAGCAAATAAAATACACTGTGTCATTCAATTACTTATGGGAGATATTCCTgaactttcatttttccatCAACCTGACATGGAACATTCATTATATGCATATTTCCACTTAACAAACACTGTTAAAATTGGTgacttgaaaaaatttacttCCGTAATAACAAAGTATAAGCAACAGTTTATTCAGGATGGTAACTACCAACTTTGTGTTAGACTGAGATCAAATGTCATTAAAACGGGTATTAGAATTATTTCTTTAACCTATAAAAAGGTTTCCTTAAAAGATATATGTTTGAAGCTGCGTTTAGATTCAGAACAGACTGTTGAATATATGGTTTCAAGAGCTATAAGAGATGGTGTTATTCAAGCGAATATCAACCATGAAAAAGGTTATGTAGAAACTTCTGAAGTACTAAACATTTATGACACAAAAGAACCAcaacaaatatttgatgaaagaatCAGATTTGTGAATCAATTACATGATGAAAGTATCATTGCGATGAGATTTCCACAagataataagaaaaagaagaatggAGATAGTAAAAACAATCAACAAGACGATCTTAATGACATGGAAATGTTGGATGATTTATCTGACTTATCGGATATTGATGATCTCGGATTCCTATAG
- the STE24 gene encoding zinc metalloprotease (similar to Saccharomyces cerevisiae STE24 (YJR117W); ancestral locus Anc_7.501) has translation MNVFESLQSMVDRPNIPWKSIILGFTFGQFVFETYLSYRQYKVLSKKELPPVLANEIDKETFEKSEEYSKAKIKFSITSDIYSLIQKFCFIQLDLYPRLWSWGNHVASFILPARFAAVSTVAQSLWFLLVISNISTVLDLPFSYYSHFVLEEKFGFNKITVKLWITDMIKSSLLGVAIGGPVLYVFLKIFDMFETNFLWYICLFIFVVQILAITIVPVFIMPLFNKFTPLEDGELKTSIEKLAKSVNFPLDKIFVIDGSKRSSHSNAYFTGLPFTSKRIVLFDTLVNTSSVDEITAVLAHEIGHWQKNHILNMIIFSQLHTVAIFSLFTSVYRNLSFYSTFGFHLGESSLSTSNAIFTNGFPIIIGFMFFSDLLSPMECGMQFMMSLISRVHEYQADAYAKMLGFENDLCHALINLQIKNLSTMNVDSLYSSYHYSHPTLAERLTALNYVSEKKKE, from the coding sequence ATGAATGTGTTTGAATCTCTACAATCTATGGTTGATAGACCTAATATCCCATGGAAATCTATTATATTAGGCTTTACGTTTGGCCAATTCGTATTTGAAACATATCTATCATACCGTCAATATAAAGTCCTGTctaaaaaagaattaccTCCCGTTTTGGCTAATGAAATCGACAAAGAGACCTTCGAGAAATCTGAAGAATATTCCAAGgccaaaatcaaattttcgATCACTTCTGACATATACAGtttgattcaaaaattttgcttTATTCAACTCGACTTATATCCACGTTTATGGAGTTGGGGTAACCATGTAGCATCATTTATCCTGCCTGCTAGATTCGCTGCCGTCTCAACAGTTGCGCAAAGTCTTTGGTTTCTTCTAGTCATCTCAAATATTTCTACTGTTTTAGATTTGCCATTTTCTTACTACAGTCACTTCGTTTTAGAAGAGAAATTCGGCTTCAATAAGATTACCGTCAAATTATGGATAACTGACATGATTAAAAGCAGTTTATTAGGTGTTGCTATCGGCGGTCCAGTTCTTTATGtctttttgaagatttttgacatgtttgaaacaaatttcCTTTGGTATATCTGtctctttatttttgtcGTCCAAATCTTAGCAATCACTATTGTACCAGTTTTCATTATGCCATTATTCAATAAGTTTACACCATTAGAAGATGgagaattgaaaacttcaattgaaaaattagccAAGAGCGTTAACTTCCCATTAGATAAGATATTTGTTATCGATGGTTCCAAGAGATCATCTCATTCAAACGCTTATTTCACAGGTCTACCATTCACAAGCAAGCGTATTGTGTTATTTGACACTCTAGTCAATACCAGTTCTGTCGATGAAATCACAGCTGTTTTAGCACACGAAATTGGACACTGGCAGAAAAATCATATATTAAACATGATTATTTTCAGTCAACTACACACAGTTGCTATCTTTTCCCTCTTCACCAGTGTTTACCGTAACTTATCATTTTACAGTACTTTTGGATTCCATTTAGGCGAATCATCCTTATCCACCTCGAATGCAATCTTCACAAATGGCTTCCCTATCATCATCGGATTCATGTTTTTCAGTGACTTATTATCCCCAATGGAGTGTGGTATGCAGTTCATGATGAGTTTAATTTCAAGAGTTCATGAATACCAAGCTGATGCGTATGCAAAGATGTTAGGTTTCGAAAACGATCTATGCCATGCCTTGATTAATCTACAAATTAAGAATTTATCCACAATGAACGTTGACTCATTGTATTCAAGTTACCATTATTCTCATCCAACATTAGCAGAAAGATTAACTGCATTAAATTATGTCAGcgagaagaagaaggaataA